The proteins below are encoded in one region of Sideroxydans lithotrophicus ES-1:
- a CDS encoding WbqC family protein, with the protein MKTIAIMQPYFLPYIGYFQLMAAVDKFVVFDDVHYINRGWVNRNRLLLDGAAHTFTLPLRGASQNRLICEIELVGEPGWRDKLLRTIRQAYAKAPCFAEVFALMERLITFPAVRLDEFLLNSLREVAGYLALEVEIEGTSRIYRNSHLGGQERILDICRQEHADIYINPVGGEDLYDRASFRQQGIQLKFLRSRPVSYAQGKGEFVPWLSILDVLMFNPQPEARQLLAEMDLA; encoded by the coding sequence ATGAAGACCATCGCCATCATGCAGCCATACTTCCTTCCCTACATCGGTTATTTCCAGCTGATGGCGGCGGTGGACAAGTTCGTAGTGTTTGACGATGTCCATTACATCAATCGTGGCTGGGTGAACCGCAACCGCTTGCTGCTCGATGGAGCAGCACATACGTTCACGCTGCCGTTGCGCGGCGCCAGCCAGAATCGCTTGATCTGCGAAATCGAACTGGTGGGTGAGCCGGGTTGGCGCGACAAGCTGTTGCGAACCATCCGCCAGGCTTATGCGAAGGCGCCCTGTTTTGCGGAGGTGTTCGCGCTGATGGAGCGGCTGATCACATTTCCCGCTGTGCGGCTGGATGAGTTCCTGCTCAACAGCCTGCGCGAGGTGGCGGGCTATCTCGCGCTGGAGGTGGAGATTGAGGGCACTTCCCGGATCTATCGCAACTCGCACCTGGGTGGGCAGGAACGCATACTCGATATCTGCCGGCAGGAGCATGCCGACATCTACATCAACCCGGTCGGTGGCGAAGATTTGTATGATCGCGCCAGCTTCCGGCAGCAAGGAATACAGCTGAAGTTCCTGCGTTCACGGCCGGTGAGCTATGCGCAAGGAAAAGGCGAGTTCGTGCCGTGGCTGTCGATCCTGGATGTGCTCATGTTCAATCCGCAGCCGGAAGC